The sequence CCACGCGCTCCCAGGTGCACACAAAGGGGTTGAAGACCTCGGCCCCGGAGAAGACAGTATCCGCCGGCTCAAGCCCCCGTGCTGCCGCAAGTCCCGTCCGGTTCAGGGCGCTACCTCCAGGTCGCGGATGACGGACGCTCTCCGTTCATCACCGACGAATACGGTCAGAAAGACTTTGTACGCGCCGGGTTGCAGGTCCACCGGGACTGTGTATTCGTTCTGCCCCTGGTCGAGGTTGACGTACCATGCTTTACAGAAGACTTCGTTCTGTTCAAACGCCTCCACCTCCATGATCGTTACCTGGAGCACAGCGCTCTCAACAGGCTTATCAGTGTTCTCCACGTTGATCTCCAGGATGCCACCCTCGTAGGTCACTTCCTGGAACGTCGTGGAGAGGCACCCTGCAGCCCCGGTGAGAACGGCAAGGACCAGTATCAGAAATGGCACATACTTTCTGGACATCCAACCGGTAGAGAGCCGAAAGATGGTTTACCCGGATAATGCGAGCCATACCAAACTTCTGGCACTACCATATTCACCTCCTCTACTTATTCACAGTTTAGGCTGAAATTAGTGAACTACCCCGCGCTCTCGGGCGGGGCTTCCTGCTTCATGGACAATACTTGCATCACCGAGATGTGATGCAGCGGTATCCTCTCCACAGGCTCCAAGGGCTGTTCCATCCCCACGCGGTGAATATTCACCGCCGCATTATAGTCTCGATCCGCAACAAACCCGCAATACGGACATTCGTGGACTCTCACGGAGAGATCCTTCTTCACGATCCTTCCACAGTTTGAGCACATCTGCGTCGTATCCCGGGGATCGACTCGAATGAATTCCGTACCAGCACTTTCAGCCTTGTACGAGAGAAATGCTAAGAACCGCCCCCACGATGCATCATGGATACTTCTGCGGAGTCCGCGAGATTTGCCGTTTTCTTTGAGATACTTGACATTCAGATCTTCGACACAGATCGTCGCATAGGCAGCAACGTATCGACGGGAGAGTTTATGCAGGAAATCGTTCTTCTGGTTGGTGATATGAGCATAGGCCTTCTCCAGTTTCTTCTTTGCGTTCTCCCGGTTCTTTGAACCCCGCTGTTTCCGGGCAACACGCTGCTGCAACTTCTTCATCCGAGCCCGTGATCGTTCAGAGAACCGGGGATTCGCGATCACCCTGCCATCGCTATCGACCGCAAACGAGTTCAGACCGACATCAATCCCAACCGACCGCCCTTCTCTCCGGGGTGCGGCGACCTCCTGGTCCGCCTGAATGATGACGTACCATTCGTCACCGGAACGGGTGATCAAGACACCCTTCACCTCTCCTGAGTATGGTCGGTGCATCGAAAACGGAATGGTCCCGATCTTTGAGAAGGTGATGAACTCACCTTCGCAGTCGATCGTGAACCCGGACTGATTATAGTTGAGCGTACGATACCGCGCTGCACTCTTGAACCGGAGTTTGCCGATCTTTCGACCATTCTTCTTTGTTTCTGAGAGAGCGCGAATGTTACTCCAGAGGGTATAGTTGACCATCTGGAGAACTTTGGAGTACACATCCTTGAGTGCAGGGTGCTCCTCTTTCAGGGTGACAATTCGTGCTTGAGTCTTCTGCATCGTCAGGGAGGATCCGTTCTCGCGCGCAGTGTTGCATTCTTCAAGGAGCGTGTTGTAGAGCCACCTACAGGTATCAAGTGCTTCATGCAACCGTGCTTCTCCAGCTGCATCCGGATATGCACGATACTTGTAGGAAACGATCATACCGTGTTTACATAGAATACCCCGAGAGATATGCCTATCGATACGAAGAAGGGCGGCTCTGCTCTCATCCCCGGCCTGAAGACCGGGGACTTCCCGCGCCGCCCCGCACGCCCCCACGATTTAAAAGATTGTTAAAAAAGCGGGCTTTGGATACGTTCTCGATTCTGATTGATGCCCGGTGGTCCGGTGGTGGGGGCCTCCCCCGGACGTGGTAGCCGCCGGGAAGCCCGGTCCAGGTGTGAAGCGACCATGAGGCGTAGCGAGAGGCTGCACGGATGAAGTCGGCCTGCTCGCCCCGGGCAGTGAACCGGGGGATGGGGAGGCCCATTGGCGCTAACCTTCCGTAGGTGAATGAATCCCCATTGGTCGCTGGAATCTCAGTGGAAATAGAGATTTTTGGGGCGATCGATGAGCCCGACCGGTCCGCTCCGGAGGTCGCAATCCCGGACACGACAGATTGGAGATAGAAGCTCCTATTTGCCTGGAACAGGGGAATT is a genomic window of Methanoculleus bourgensis MS2 containing:
- a CDS encoding RNA-guided endonuclease InsQ/TnpB family protein translates to MIVSYKYRAYPDAAGEARLHEALDTCRWLYNTLLEECNTARENGSSLTMQKTQARIVTLKEEHPALKDVYSKVLQMVNYTLWSNIRALSETKKNGRKIGKLRFKSAARYRTLNYNQSGFTIDCEGEFITFSKIGTIPFSMHRPYSGEVKGVLITRSGDEWYVIIQADQEVAAPRREGRSVGIDVGLNSFAVDSDGRVIANPRFSERSRARMKKLQQRVARKQRGSKNRENAKKKLEKAYAHITNQKNDFLHKLSRRYVAAYATICVEDLNVKYLKENGKSRGLRRSIHDASWGRFLAFLSYKAESAGTEFIRVDPRDTTQMCSNCGRIVKKDLSVRVHECPYCGFVADRDYNAAVNIHRVGMEQPLEPVERIPLHHISVMQVLSMKQEAPPESAG